The following is a genomic window from Abditibacteriaceae bacterium.
AAATTACGTTGAAGCGCGGCGGATTCTACACCGCGTATGCGTTTAAGAGCGGCGATAAAGTCGCGCTCGATTCGCTCAACGAAAGTAGTGGCGCGGCTCTTAAAGCCGGACAAACGCGCATTTACGCGATTCATCTTTCGCCGGGCGCGCCTGCCGTCGAAATTACGACGCCATCCACACGCGCCAAAGACGGCACCGCATCGCTCTTGAAGAAGTTGGAATTCAACACGCCGCGCAATAAAACCGTCAATGCCGGAAGTGCAACTTTGCAAATTCGCAACGGTGCGACGCTGCTCAAAGAAGCGACTGTTGCGGGCGAAGCCGGGCGGCGTTATGCCGTATTCGCGCTGGGAACAGTTGGTGCGACCGATGCAACAGCGTTCGATGTCCTCACAGTTCCCGCTGGCCCGACTGCGCCCGCAGAATTGCAGCCGCTTCCCACGCCAGTTGCTGTGCCCGCTGCGGCGCCCGCGCCGTAACAACGATTAAGAATGCAAAAAAATCAAACGTCGCTGCACTTTGCAGCGGCGTTTTTTATTTTGTCACTTCGATAAAATCTGTGATATTCCCCTGAAGGACAGTCGAATTCGACCGTACTTTCTCAAGGCTCCTTATGAACCGCGACGAACAATTCGCTTTGCTTGATAACTTCAATATCGAAATTCCCAGTTGGGGTTTTGCCGATACCGGCACACGCTTCGGAAAATTTGCTCAACCCGCTGCCGCTTCCACAATCGAAGAAAAACTGGCCGATGCGGGCTGGGTTCATAAACTCACCGGCTGTTGCCCGACGGTCGCGGTTCATGTTTTGTGGGACTTCAAAGACGGCACCGACCCGAACGAAACGCGCAAACTCGCGGAGCAAAACGGCATTGCGATTGGCAGCATCAACCCGAATCTGTTTCAAGACCAAGCGTACAAATACGGTTCGGTGTGCAGCCCGAATGAAGACGCTCGGGCCGCCGCCGACGCGCACGTCGAACATTGCATTGAAATCGGCAAGGCAACCGGCAGCGATTTGCTGTCGTTCTGGTTCGCCGATGGCACCAACTATCCCGGCCAAGACGACATTATCACTCGCAAGAAGCGTATGGAAGTCGCGCTGAAAAAATGGCACGACGCAATGCCCGAAAGCATGACAATGCTGGTGGAATACAAGCCCTTTGAACCGGCGTGGTATCACACCGACATCGCCGATTGGGGCATGGCTTTATTGTTCGCGCAGAAAGCGGGGCCGCGCGCCAAAGTTCTGGTCGATACCGGACATCACTTGCTGGGGACCAACATCGAACACATCGTGGCGATGCTGCTCGATGAAGGAATGCTGGGCGGCTTCCACTTCAACGACCGTAAATATGCCGACGATGATTTGACAATCGGTTCTATCGACCCGTATGCGGTGTTTCGCATTTTTCACGAAATCCGCAACGCCGCCGAGCGCGGCACCGACGTTTCACAAATCGCCTACATGATCGACCAGAGCCATAATCTCAAGCCGAAGATCGAAGCGATGATTCAAACCGTCGTCACGGCGCAGGAGCTTTACCTCAAAGCGTGCATTGTTGATCGCGCGAAGCTGGCGCAGGCCCAAGCCGACAACGACATTGTGGCGGCGGAAGAAATTTTGCGCCAAGCGTTTTACGCCGATGTGAAACCGACGCTCGCCGCATGGCGCGAAGGCAAAGGCTTGCCTGCTGATCCGCTGCACGCCCACCGCGAAAGCGACTACACCGCAAAAGCCGCCGACGCGCGCACCGCGCGTCGCCTCGCTGCCGGCGAAACGAGTGGCTCCAGCTACGCGTAATCGAAACCGATAAGGCAAAGGTACGGTCGAATTCCGGGTGCCCACGCGTAGCGAAGGGCGGATATCTTTTTTGCGTCTGGAAGCTTTTGCTAAGATGAAACCAGATTTACCGGGAGAACTATGAAACGCCGTTCCTTTTTAGGGCTTGCCCTTCTTGCCTTACCTTTACTTGGTGGCCGCGCACACGCCGCGCCGCGTGCCGACCATGTTTTTATTATTTCATTCGATGGCGGCAAGCCTTCGGTGATGCAGAAAAGCCCGATGCCGCTCACCATGGAAATGGCGAAAACCGGCGCGACAACGTGGAACGCGCAAACGATTTTTCCCAGCATCACGCTTGTTTCACACACCTCAATGCTCACCGGCGTGCAACCGGCCAAGCACAAAATCATGTGGAACGAATGGATCCCGCAAAATGGCATGGTGAAAGTGCCGACCGTTTTTAAGGTCGCGCGCGATAACGGCTACACAACAGCGCTTTTTGCGGGCAAAGCGAAATTCCGCCATCTCAACGTGGCGGGCACGCTCGATGAATTTCAGATTCCGTCGTACAACTCGAAGGTTGTGGCGGCGGCGGCGGCGAAATATATCGTGGAGAAAAAGCCGAATGTGTGCTTCATTCATTTCGCCGACAGCGACGGCGCGGGCCATGCACACGGTTGGGGTTCGGCGGAACAAGTTCAATCGTTTGCCGATGAAGATGCCGCTTTGCAAATCGTGCGCGACGCGGTGAAAGCAGCGGGCATCGAAAAGAGAAGCACGTTTATTCTCTCGGCAGATCACGGCGGCCACGACAAGACACACGGCAGCAATTCGCCTGAAGATATGACGATTCCGTGGATTGCGTGGGGCGCAGGTGTGAAGCCTGAAACGACCATCACCGACGCAGTAACGACGTTTGATACCGCAGCCACCGCGCTCTGGCTGCTCGATGTGGCCGTTCCTGCCGATTGGGATGGCAAGCCCGTCACCAGCGCGTTCAAATAAGTTTTGTGTCAGAAGTCAAAAGGTACGGTCGATTTCGACCGTACCTTTTTTATTGCGTCAGCCAGCGATAATCGGGCGCGAAATTCAGAACGTGCGCGACATCGCCGAACTGGTCGCGCGGCTTCATCGGGTTGATAACGACGCAGGGCATCCCAGCGAGGCGTGCGGCTTCGGCGCCTTCGGGCGAATCTTCAAACACCAGACATTTTTCGGGAGTGATGCCCAATCGCTGCGCCGCAATCAAGAAAACTTCCGGGTTCGGCTTGCCATGTTGCACATCTTCGCCGCTCACAATTGCGTCAAAATAGCGGCGCACATCGAGGCCGTCGATAGTGAAAGCGACGTTTGTGCGGTCGCCCGCCGTTGCCAGCGCGATGGGGAAGCCGCGCTCTTTCGCCGCTTCCAGCACTGCGCTCAGTCCTGGAATCAGGCGCAAATGCGGCGCGTAAATTTCGCGATAAAGCGCTTCTTTGCGCTCGCCGATGGCAAACAATTCGGCGTCGTCCGTGATGTGCGGAAAAAATCGGCGCACGATTTCACCTATTGTTCCATGCGTCTGCGCCAGAATCTCGGCTTCGGTTCCGGGCAAACCTTCGCGCTTCGACCATTCGATCCACGTCTGGCGGTGATAGCCCATGTTATCGACGAGCGTGCCGTCCATATCGAATAAAAGCGCTTCGGCGCGCGTGGTTTCTAAAAGCGTTTGGAAAGTCATGAGAATGTACGGTCGATTTCCGGGTGCCCACTGCGAAGCGGAAGGGCGGATACCTGTTATTTAACAAGATGCGGAATGGCGTCGCCGCGCAGCGCCGCCAGAACGTTTTCGCCGCACAAACGCGACATCGCCGCGCGCGTGCGTTCTGTCGCCGAGCCGTAATGTGGCGTTAGAACGACGTTTGGTAACTGTGTTAATTCGTCGCTGAGTGGAAGTGGTTCCTTCTCGAAAACATCCAGACCCGCGCCGCGAATTGTGCGGTGCTTCAAGGCTGCGGCTAAGGCGGATTGGTCGATGACAGCGCCGCGCGCGGTATTTACCAGAATCGCTGACGGCTTCATCAAACCTAATTCGCGTTCGCCCAAAAGTTCACGCGTGTCGGGCGTCAGCGCGCAATGAACGGAAACGAAATCGCTTTGCTTCAACAGCACGTCAAGTTCGACGCGCGTCGCGCTCAGTTCGAGTGCTTCTTCTCGCTCGCTACGATTCCAGTAAAGAACTTTTAAGCCAAAGCCCTGTGCGCGCCGCGCGACCGCCTGGCCGATGCGTCCGAAACCGACGATTCCCAGCGTCGCGCCATTGAAATCGGCGCCCCAGAAATCTTTGGGCTCCCAGCCACGCCAATCGCCGCGCCGAACGAAAGCATCGGCTTCGACCACGCGCCACGCCGCAGCCATCAAAAGCGCCCACGCAACATCGGCAGTCGCGTCGGTGAGGACATCGGGCGTGTTGCCAACGGGAACATTTCGCGCCGCGCATTCGGCCAAATCGATATTATCGACGCCAACCGAATAATTTTGCACAATGCGGAGATTCGGCGCGACGTCGAGCAGGGCAGAGTCAATTTTGTCAGGTGGAACTGAAATTAGGGCGTCGCAATCGCGCACCGATTGGCGCAACTGTTCCGGCGACAAAGGTGGCCCGTCGTTCACCACAACGTCGTAACCGGCCTCGCGCAGCAATTTTAAACCGGCATCGTGAATTGCGCGGCCCACGAAAATTTTCATAAGAAAAAGAGTACGGTCGAAATCGACCGTACTCTTAATTGAATTACCACTGCACGTTACTGAGGCGACGGGCCACTTCTTCGACATTCGCGCGCGAGTTAAACGCCGAAACGCGGAAGTAGCCTTCACCGTTGGCGCCAAAGCCCGAACCGGGCGTAATCACGACGTTGGCTTCGTTCAGCATTTTGTCGAACACGTCCCAACTCGAAAGATTATTCGGCGCGGCAATCCAGATATACGGCGCATTGTCGCCGCCCCAGACTTGCAAACCGGCGTCGCGCGCCGCGTCTTTCAGAATGCGCGCGTTGCCCATGTAGTGTGAAATGAGCGCATCGACTTCGGCCTTGCCTTCGGGCGAATACAACGCTTCCGCCGCACGCTGCACCGGATAGGAAACGCCGTTGAACTTGGTCGAAGACCGGCGCGACCACAATGGATGCAGCGATTTCTTTTCGCCGCTGGCGGTTGAAGCCATCACCGTTTGCGGCACGACTGTATAGGCGCAGCGCACGCCGGTAAAGCCGCCGTTTTTGCTGAACGAACGGAACTCGATGGCGCAGTTGCGCGCGCCTTCGATTTCGTAAATGCTGCGCGGCAGGCTTTCGTCCTGAATGAAATCGCCATAGGCGGCGTCGAAAAACAAAATTGTGTCGTTGGCAAGCGCGTAATCGACCCATGCTTGCAGTTGCTCGCGCGTGGCGACAGCGCCCGTCGGGTTGTTGGGGAAGCAGAGATAGGCAATATCGACTTTTTCTTCGGGCGGCGCGGCGATAAAGTTGTTTTCCTTCGTCGCGGGCAAATACACAAGCCCAGCGTAGGCGCCGCTTTCGTCGGCTTCGCCAGTGTGCCCGGCCATCACGTTGGTATCGACGTAAACCGGATAAACCGGGTCGCTGACTGCGATTTTATTATCTGAGCCAAAGATGTCGAGAATGTTGGCGCAGTCGCACTTAGAGCCGTCGGAAACGAAAATCTCGTCGTCGGAAATTTCCAGACCACGCGCGCGATAATCGTTCTGAGCAATCGCTTCGCGCAGGAATTCGTAGCCTTGTTCCGGCCCGTAGCCGCGAAAGGTTTCGCGGCTGCCGAGTTCATCGGTTGCGGCTTTCATTGCGTCAACGGCGGCTTTGGGCAGCGGTTCAGTCACGTCGCCGATGCCGCAGCGAATGATATTCGAGGCTGCATCGGGGTTTGCGGCAGAAAATTCGCGGACGCGTCGCGCGATTTCGGGAAACAGGTAGCCAGCTTTGAGCTTGAGGTAATTGTCGTTAAGTTGTGCCATAGCGCGGCGCAGTATAAATAAAAAAGAGTACGGTCGAATTCGACCGTACTCTCCTTTTCTGCGCCAGCGCTCTTAGATTTGCGCGAGCCAGTTCTTATCGAGTTCGCCGCTAAAGACGGTTGTTGCCGGGCCAGTCATGAAGACGTGGTTGTTGGTTGACCATTCGATTTCCAAATCGCCGCCGGGCAGGTGCACTAATGCGCGGCGCTCGCCCGCGCCCAGCTTGTTGTTGAGTACAGCAGCCACCAAAACCGAACACGCGCCGGTTCCGCACGCCAGCGTATCGCCCGCGCCGCGTTCCCATGTGCGCATCCATAGTTTGTTCGGCCCCAGCACCTGCACGAAATGCGCGTTGGTGCGTTCGGGAAAAGCGGCGTGATGCTCGATTTGCAAACCGAGCTCTTTGAGTGGCACGCTTTCGACATCTTCGACGAAAATGACTGCGTGCGGATTGCCCATCGAAACCGCCGTGATGCGATACGGTGTGCCATCGACATCAAGGGGCTGGTCGACGACCTGCTGAGTATCGCCGCCAAACTGACCTTCCACGAGCGTCATCGGGATTTCGTTGCGCTGCAAGCGCGGCACGCCCATATCGACGCGAACCGAAACCGTGGCGTCGCCGGGCTTGGAATCTTCGGCCTTGATTTCGATGCGCTGTAAGCCTTTGGTTGTCGCCACCGAAACTTCGCCGGAAACTTTGCCGGCATCGAACAAATACTTGCCGAAACAGCGAATACCATTGCCGCACATCTCACTTTCGCTTCCGTCGGGGTTCCACATGCGCATGCGGAAGTTGGCTTCGTCGTCGGGCAGAATCAGAATCAGGCCATCGCCGCCGATGCCGAAATGACGGTCGCAAACCGCTTCGGCCAAACGCTCAAAATCAATGTTGGGAACGGAATCGAGACAATCGACCATCACAAAGTCGTTGCCCAATCCGTGCATTTTGGTGAATTTCATCGTTTCCTTGCTCATGTAGAAATTATCTTCCATTCAAAATTTGCTCGCGCAACAACGTTCGGCCTGCCTACAGTGCGAAAGGCGATTGTCAGGCGCGTTTTCGGGCACAATCCGTTGAACCCGATGGCTTAGAGTATCGCCTTTCTCGGCACCACTTATCAAAGCCGTGGCCATTTAGCATTTCGCGCACTGCCGTCGTCCTTAACCGGGTCGTATGAACACACTGCCAACCAAAGCCGCAACGTAATGCACTTCACTCCTGAAGTCCGGCCAATCGACCCTACTTTGATGGCCACTCACGGGCACCTCAAAGAATGAAGTTTTCGTATCTTGTGTTAAATCCGGCGTGGAGATTGCGACTGGGCAGGATTATGAGCACGAGCAACGACATCGAAAATGCAGCCATCGGGAAACCCTCCATTTCTGCTGATTCCACCGCGCACGGGGCCGCAGAGGACAGTATGGGTTTGCTGCGGGACATCACGACCGCTGCTCCGGAAGACCCGTCTCCGCAGCAAGCGAGCATTGAATCTTCGGACGCGTCGTCTTTTCCACATGCCAGTGAGACGGCAGAGCGCGAAGCGGCCATTCGTCGCGGCCACGCTCGCGCGAAAGCTAAAGCCGCAGGTGAGACAGCAACGGACCGCGAGGAAGCCCTGCTCCGTGTCGATCCGGCTTTTGCAGCGCTCGCGGAGAACGTGCGTGACTACGCGGTCTTTCTCATGGACGTTAACGGCGTCATCGTTTACTGGGGCGAAAGTGCTCGCCTCTTGAAATGGTGGACAAAGGAGGAAGCGGAAGACGCCCATCTGCGATTGCTTTATCCCGAAGGTGGGTCGGAAGATGGAACGACCGAAGAACATCTCCAGCAGGCTGCTGACTTGGGAGAATACGTGGGCGAAGGGCAGCGCGTCCGTGGCGATTGCTCAACGTTCTGGGCTCATGTTACGCTGACGCGACTGCTCGATGGGGAAGGAAAGTTAGTCGGCTTCGTGAAGATGACTCGCGATATGACGGCGCGTCGTGCTGTCGAGATGGCGGTGTCTCTGGCAAACGAGGCGCAAACGACGCATGAAAGGGCAAGAGCGATGGCTCAGGAAGCGCAGGCCGCGCAAGAACGTGCTGAAGAAGCGGAAGCGTTTGCAACCGAAGCGGTCAGGAGCGCGCGCGATTACATCAAGAGAGAACTCGAACCTGGGCTTGCCAGAAAA
Proteins encoded in this region:
- a CDS encoding PAS domain-containing protein — translated: MSTSNDIENAAIGKPSISADSTAHGAAEDSMGLLRDITTAAPEDPSPQQASIESSDASSFPHASETAEREAAIRRGHARAKAKAAGETATDREEALLRVDPAFAALAENVRDYAVFLMDVNGVIVYWGESARLLKWWTKEEAEDAHLRLLYPEGGSEDGTTEEHLQQAADLGEYVGEGQRVRGDCSTFWAHVTLTRLLDGEGKLVGFVKMTRDMTARRAVEMAVSLANEAQTTHERARAMAQEAQAAQERAEEAEAFATEAVRSARDYIKRELEPGLARKTPPLPTPAELIAANVQMRTNVREELRLSRQLRESFEQLRSAQSRKEDIGQSPESGKLDA
- a CDS encoding LL-diaminopimelate aminotransferase translates to MAQLNDNYLKLKAGYLFPEIARRVREFSAANPDAASNIIRCGIGDVTEPLPKAAVDAMKAATDELGSRETFRGYGPEQGYEFLREAIAQNDYRARGLEISDDEIFVSDGSKCDCANILDIFGSDNKIAVSDPVYPVYVDTNVMAGHTGEADESGAYAGLVYLPATKENNFIAAPPEEKVDIAYLCFPNNPTGAVATREQLQAWVDYALANDTILFFDAAYGDFIQDESLPRSIYEIEGARNCAIEFRSFSKNGGFTGVRCAYTVVPQTVMASTASGEKKSLHPLWSRRSSTKFNGVSYPVQRAAEALYSPEGKAEVDALISHYMGNARILKDAARDAGLQVWGGDNAPYIWIAAPNNLSSWDVFDKMLNEANVVITPGSGFGANGEGYFRVSAFNSRANVEEVARRLSNVQW
- a CDS encoding alkaline phosphatase family protein — translated: MKRRSFLGLALLALPLLGGRAHAAPRADHVFIISFDGGKPSVMQKSPMPLTMEMAKTGATTWNAQTIFPSITLVSHTSMLTGVQPAKHKIMWNEWIPQNGMVKVPTVFKVARDNGYTTALFAGKAKFRHLNVAGTLDEFQIPSYNSKVVAAAAAKYIVEKKPNVCFIHFADSDGAGHAHGWGSAEQVQSFADEDAALQIVRDAVKAAGIEKRSTFILSADHGGHDKTHGSNSPEDMTIPWIAWGAGVKPETTITDAVTTFDTAATALWLLDVAVPADWDGKPVTSAFK
- a CDS encoding TIM barrel protein, with protein sequence MNRDEQFALLDNFNIEIPSWGFADTGTRFGKFAQPAAASTIEEKLADAGWVHKLTGCCPTVAVHVLWDFKDGTDPNETRKLAEQNGIAIGSINPNLFQDQAYKYGSVCSPNEDARAAADAHVEHCIEIGKATGSDLLSFWFADGTNYPGQDDIITRKKRMEVALKKWHDAMPESMTMLVEYKPFEPAWYHTDIADWGMALLFAQKAGPRAKVLVDTGHHLLGTNIEHIVAMLLDEGMLGGFHFNDRKYADDDLTIGSIDPYAVFRIFHEIRNAAERGTDVSQIAYMIDQSHNLKPKIEAMIQTVVTAQELYLKACIVDRAKLAQAQADNDIVAAEEILRQAFYADVKPTLAAWREGKGLPADPLHAHRESDYTAKAADARTARRLAAGETSGSSYA
- a CDS encoding D-glycerate dehydrogenase: MKIFVGRAIHDAGLKLLREAGYDVVVNDGPPLSPEQLRQSVRDCDALISVPPDKIDSALLDVAPNLRIVQNYSVGVDNIDLAECAARNVPVGNTPDVLTDATADVAWALLMAAAWRVVEADAFVRRGDWRGWEPKDFWGADFNGATLGIVGFGRIGQAVARRAQGFGLKVLYWNRSEREEALELSATRVELDVLLKQSDFVSVHCALTPDTRELLGERELGLMKPSAILVNTARGAVIDQSALAAALKHRTIRGAGLDVFEKEPLPLSDELTQLPNVVLTPHYGSATERTRAAMSRLCGENVLAALRGDAIPHLVK
- a CDS encoding HAD family phosphatase, which encodes MTFQTLLETTRAEALLFDMDGTLVDNMGYHRQTWIEWSKREGLPGTEAEILAQTHGTIGEIVRRFFPHITDDAELFAIGERKEALYREIYAPHLRLIPGLSAVLEAAKERGFPIALATAGDRTNVAFTIDGLDVRRYFDAIVSGEDVQHGKPNPEVFLIAAQRLGITPEKCLVFEDSPEGAEAARLAGMPCVVINPMKPRDQFGDVAHVLNFAPDYRWLTQ
- the dapF gene encoding diaminopimelate epimerase, whose product is MEDNFYMSKETMKFTKMHGLGNDFVMVDCLDSVPNIDFERLAEAVCDRHFGIGGDGLILILPDDEANFRMRMWNPDGSESEMCGNGIRCFGKYLFDAGKVSGEVSVATTKGLQRIEIKAEDSKPGDATVSVRVDMGVPRLQRNEIPMTLVEGQFGGDTQQVVDQPLDVDGTPYRITAVSMGNPHAVIFVEDVESVPLKELGLQIEHHAAFPERTNAHFVQVLGPNKLWMRTWERGAGDTLACGTGACSVLVAAVLNNKLGAGERRALVHLPGGDLEIEWSTNNHVFMTGPATTVFSGELDKNWLAQI
- a CDS encoding DUF4397 domain-containing protein, with translation MSISLLSAVRAVVVGVVLFAAPFARAQDAPTPAPSKPKKEKTAKPAGPAIPRTASLRVLHAVPGAGAVDVYVDGAKVLADTAVNYKTLTPYLVVPSGSRDLKITVAGSTDALATAKITLKRGGFYTAYAFKSGDKVALDSLNESSGAALKAGQTRIYAIHLSPGAPAVEITTPSTRAKDGTASLLKKLEFNTPRNKTVNAGSATLQIRNGATLLKEATVAGEAGRRYAVFALGTVGATDATAFDVLTVPAGPTAPAELQPLPTPVAVPAAAPAP